From the genome of Oncorhynchus tshawytscha isolate Ot180627B linkage group LG31, Otsh_v2.0, whole genome shotgun sequence, one region includes:
- the msto1 gene encoding protein misato homolog 1 isoform X1, translating into MGSLCREIVTLQLGHYSNFVGTHWWNLQDASLTYDPDAPPGELQNDVLFREGQTFGGHITYTPRLIAMDLKGSLQTLRQEGSLYETGKDPTAITWEGNVMVHKESLPTKNSFLLDLDKLDKGEILAEVDFDPTPVPHCSGTLAMETVNSRLERAQKGYRLEGSVRVWSDFLRIHLHPRTISVIHEYNHDGEAHRLETFGQGEALLQGSVLEDLEDRLHFFIEECDYLQGFQVLCDLADGFSGLGSKVTEMLQDSYGGRGILTWGLAPVSHPDTTPMKELYHLLNYSLGMVHMANNSSFFCPLTLKGGLGRRPAQPPSFPHLNYDPSLWYHSSSVLALALDSLTVPYRLRHNSTPMWEFADALAVSGRKVVAAYGALPFPMMQGCSLPDALGDCVDVLPWKPLSACPELGDGHCFGQSVTLKGLEGQSLVSQLRPGMQPPTQLHSLDCGEEVLASYINAHYPATPFSVQLVSSPSKLTPPFPQIFSQSLGPQGFLQSQAPPPKKRSCAVSSLPVLTSLQSSPALGPWLSELHRGASTLDPRRIAPSFLSQGPELTDFQESLEQLHLLARCYRNDSGGMMCSSSEEDDDD; encoded by the exons ATGGGTAGCCTGTGTAGAGAAATCGTCACTCTTCAACTCGGGCACTATTCAAACTTCGTTGGCACACATTGGTGGAATTTACAG GATGCCTCGCTGACCTATGACCCAGATGCACCCCCAGGCGAGCTCCAGAATGATGTTCTCTTCAGAGAGGGGCAAACCTTTGGGGGTCATATTACCTACACCCCTCGCCTGATCGCTATGGACCTCAAAG GTAGCCttcagacactgagacaggaggggagcCTCTATGAGACTGGGAAGGATCCCACTGCTATCACAtg GGAGGGCAATGTAATGGTGCACAAAGAGAGCCTGCCAACAAAGAACTCCTTCCTCCTAGACCTGGACAAGCTAGAC AAGGGGGAGATATTGGCTGAGGTTGATTTTGACCCAACTCCAGTGCCTCACTGTTCAG GGACTTTAGCCATGGAGACGGTGAACAGCCGCTTGGAGCGCGCTCAGAAGGGCTATCGACTGGAGGGCAGTGTGAGGGTATGGTCGGACTTCTTGAGGATCCACCTGCACCCCCGCACAATCTCTGTCATCCACGAGTACAACCATGACGG GGAGGCCCACCGCCTGGAAACGTTTGGCCAGGGGGAGGCTCTGCTTCAGGGCTCAGTGCTGGAGGATCTGGAGGACAGACTACACTTCTTCATAGAGGAATGTGACTACCTACAG gggTTCCAGGTGCTCTGTGACCTGGCTGATGGCTTCTCTGGCCTGGGTTCAAAGGTCACCGAGATGCTGCAGGACTCCTATGGGGGACGGGGCATCCTTACCTGGGGGCTCGCACCTGTTAGTCACCCAGACACA ACCCCGATGAAGGAGCTCTACCACCTGTTGAACTACTCCTTAGGCATGGTCCACATGGCCAATAACAGCTCGTTCTTCTGCCCTTTGACCCTGAAGGGCGGGCTGGGCAGACGGCCCGCCCaacccccctccttcccccacctCAACTACGAC CCCTCACTGTGGTACCACTCCAGCTCTGTGCTGGCTCTGGCCCTGGACTCCCTTACTGTCCCTTACAGGCTGAGGCACAACAGCACCCCCATGTGGGAGTTTGCAGACGCACTGGCAGTGTCCGGGAGAAAG GTGGTGGCTGCGTACGGAGCCCTCCCCTTTCCGATGATGCAGGGGTGCTCTCTCCCCGACGCCCTAGGTGACTGCGTGGATGTGTTGCCGTGGAAACCCCTATCGGCTTGCCCCGAGCTGGGCGATGGCCACTGCTTCGGCCAATCAGTGACCCTCAAGGGTTTAGAGGGGCAGAGTCTGGTCAG CCAGCTGAGACCAGGGATGCAGCCGCCCACCCAGCTGCATAGCCTTGACTGTGGGGAAGAGGTGCTAGCCTCCTACATCAATGCTCACTACCCCGCTACGCCTTT TTCGGTCCAGCTTGTATCCAGCCCCAGTAAGCTGACCCCGCCCTTCCCACAGATATTCAGCCAATCCTTGGGTCCACAGGGCTTTCTGCAGAGTCAAGCCCCTCCCCCCAAAA AGCGGTCCTGTGCGGTCTCCTCCCTCCCCGTGCTCACCTCCCTGCAGTCTTCCCCGGCCCTGGGCCCGTGGCTGTCGGAGCTGCACCGCGGTGCCAGCACCCTGGACCCCCGCCGCATCGCCCCCAGCTTCCTCTCCCAGGGGCCTGAGCTGACTGACTTCCAGGAGTCCCTGGAGCAACTCCACCTCCTGGCCCGCTGTTACCGCAACGATAGCGGAGGCATGATGTGCTCCTCCTCGGAAGAGGACGAcgatgattga
- the msto1 gene encoding protein misato homolog 1 isoform X2 produces the protein MDLKGSLQTLRQEGSLYETGKDPTAITWEGNVMVHKESLPTKNSFLLDLDKLDKGEILAEVDFDPTPVPHCSGTLAMETVNSRLERAQKGYRLEGSVRVWSDFLRIHLHPRTISVIHEYNHDGEAHRLETFGQGEALLQGSVLEDLEDRLHFFIEECDYLQGFQVLCDLADGFSGLGSKVTEMLQDSYGGRGILTWGLAPVSHPDTTPMKELYHLLNYSLGMVHMANNSSFFCPLTLKGGLGRRPAQPPSFPHLNYDPSLWYHSSSVLALALDSLTVPYRLRHNSTPMWEFADALAVSGRKVVAAYGALPFPMMQGCSLPDALGDCVDVLPWKPLSACPELGDGHCFGQSVTLKGLEGQSLVSQLRPGMQPPTQLHSLDCGEEVLASYINAHYPATPFSVQLVSSPSKLTPPFPQIFSQSLGPQGFLQSQAPPPKKRSCAVSSLPVLTSLQSSPALGPWLSELHRGASTLDPRRIAPSFLSQGPELTDFQESLEQLHLLARCYRNDSGGMMCSSSEEDDDD, from the exons ATGGACCTCAAAG GTAGCCttcagacactgagacaggaggggagcCTCTATGAGACTGGGAAGGATCCCACTGCTATCACAtg GGAGGGCAATGTAATGGTGCACAAAGAGAGCCTGCCAACAAAGAACTCCTTCCTCCTAGACCTGGACAAGCTAGAC AAGGGGGAGATATTGGCTGAGGTTGATTTTGACCCAACTCCAGTGCCTCACTGTTCAG GGACTTTAGCCATGGAGACGGTGAACAGCCGCTTGGAGCGCGCTCAGAAGGGCTATCGACTGGAGGGCAGTGTGAGGGTATGGTCGGACTTCTTGAGGATCCACCTGCACCCCCGCACAATCTCTGTCATCCACGAGTACAACCATGACGG GGAGGCCCACCGCCTGGAAACGTTTGGCCAGGGGGAGGCTCTGCTTCAGGGCTCAGTGCTGGAGGATCTGGAGGACAGACTACACTTCTTCATAGAGGAATGTGACTACCTACAG gggTTCCAGGTGCTCTGTGACCTGGCTGATGGCTTCTCTGGCCTGGGTTCAAAGGTCACCGAGATGCTGCAGGACTCCTATGGGGGACGGGGCATCCTTACCTGGGGGCTCGCACCTGTTAGTCACCCAGACACA ACCCCGATGAAGGAGCTCTACCACCTGTTGAACTACTCCTTAGGCATGGTCCACATGGCCAATAACAGCTCGTTCTTCTGCCCTTTGACCCTGAAGGGCGGGCTGGGCAGACGGCCCGCCCaacccccctccttcccccacctCAACTACGAC CCCTCACTGTGGTACCACTCCAGCTCTGTGCTGGCTCTGGCCCTGGACTCCCTTACTGTCCCTTACAGGCTGAGGCACAACAGCACCCCCATGTGGGAGTTTGCAGACGCACTGGCAGTGTCCGGGAGAAAG GTGGTGGCTGCGTACGGAGCCCTCCCCTTTCCGATGATGCAGGGGTGCTCTCTCCCCGACGCCCTAGGTGACTGCGTGGATGTGTTGCCGTGGAAACCCCTATCGGCTTGCCCCGAGCTGGGCGATGGCCACTGCTTCGGCCAATCAGTGACCCTCAAGGGTTTAGAGGGGCAGAGTCTGGTCAG CCAGCTGAGACCAGGGATGCAGCCGCCCACCCAGCTGCATAGCCTTGACTGTGGGGAAGAGGTGCTAGCCTCCTACATCAATGCTCACTACCCCGCTACGCCTTT TTCGGTCCAGCTTGTATCCAGCCCCAGTAAGCTGACCCCGCCCTTCCCACAGATATTCAGCCAATCCTTGGGTCCACAGGGCTTTCTGCAGAGTCAAGCCCCTCCCCCCAAAA AGCGGTCCTGTGCGGTCTCCTCCCTCCCCGTGCTCACCTCCCTGCAGTCTTCCCCGGCCCTGGGCCCGTGGCTGTCGGAGCTGCACCGCGGTGCCAGCACCCTGGACCCCCGCCGCATCGCCCCCAGCTTCCTCTCCCAGGGGCCTGAGCTGACTGACTTCCAGGAGTCCCTGGAGCAACTCCACCTCCTGGCCCGCTGTTACCGCAACGATAGCGGAGGCATGATGTGCTCCTCCTCGGAAGAGGACGAcgatgattga
- the LOC112229721 gene encoding leukotriene B4 receptor 1-like, with amino-acid sequence MNSSSNSSLDSTSPDSGRLISSTVLGLCCALGLPGNIGVLVVILHRTSRRPNFTLCLMLNLASSDILCLATVPVWIYTHRQGWTLGRAACKLATFLLYLSLYANVLTVTLLGVQRYLQVLYPQMWNRLGRKGEAVLLLALWGLACALTAPAVATRDVRDGELKCQRHTGSDAERVAVLVLENLLGFVIPLSVLVTSYCRLHRRVNQTALFSSAKMTRLVTSVVVAFFIFWIPVHIVNVDIAGIVLQTSWPEASAALLRHRSVAARVVRSFTFFNSCLDPFLYAFASRRIRE; translated from the coding sequence ATGAACTCCTCCAGCAACTCTAGCTTGGACTCCACCTCCCCGGATTCGGGCCGCCTGATTTCGAGCACCGTCCTGGGGTTGTGCTGTGCGCTGGGCCTCCCTGGTAACATAGGTGTCCTGGTGGTCATCCTGCACCGCACGTCCCGACGCCCCAACTTCACCCTGTGCCTCATGCTGAACCTGGCTTCCTCCGACATCCTGTGCCTGGCCACGGTGCCCGTGTGGATCTATACTCACCGGCAAGGCTGGACTCTGGGCCGTGCTGCATGCAAGTTAGCCACCTTCCTGCTCTACCTCAGCCTGTATGCTAACGTGCTAACGGTTACTCTACTCGGTGTCCAGCGCTACCTCCAGGTCCTCTACCCGCAGATGTGGAACAGGCTGGGGCGCAAGGGGGAGGCGGTGCTGCTCCTGGCCCTGTGGGGGCTCGCCTGTGCCCTGACTGCCCCCGCAGTTGCCACTCGCGATGTGCGTGATGGCGAGCTCAAGTGCCAGCGACACACGGGCTCCGATGCTGAAAGAGTTGCTGTCCTCGTCTTGGAGAACCTTTTAGGGTTTGTGATTCCGCTCTCTGTGCTGGTCACGTCCTACTGCCGCCTCCACCGGCGGGTGAACCAGACGGCGCTGTTCAGCAGTGCCAAGATGACGCGGCTGGTCACCAGTGTGGTGGTCGCCTTCTTCATCTTCTGGATCCCTGTGCACATTGTCAATGTGGACATCGCCGGCATTGTGCTGCAGACTTCCTGGCCAGAGGCATCGGCAGCGCTGCTGAGACACAGAAGCGTGGCAGCGCGTGTTGTCCGGAGCTTTACGTTTTTTAACAGCTGCCTGGACCCCTTCCTGTACGCCTTCGCCTCGCGGAGGATCCGTGAGTAG